One stretch of Alcaligenes faecalis DNA includes these proteins:
- a CDS encoding heavy-metal-associated domain-containing protein, translating to MQVGMLKLAGLRHPECADKVAIALAAIEGVQAADASFENAKASVRFDETQVSLEDLHAAVERAGYQIAKPAHGEDGACCGGCGG from the coding sequence ATGCAAGTTGGAATGCTGAAACTGGCGGGTCTGCGACACCCTGAATGTGCCGATAAAGTGGCCATTGCCTTGGCGGCTATCGAAGGCGTGCAAGCGGCAGATGCCTCGTTCGAAAACGCAAAAGCGTCGGTTCGTTTTGATGAAACCCAGGTCTCGCTGGAAGATCTGCATGCTGCTGTTGAGCGGGCCGGCTATCAAATCGCCAAACCGGCGCATGGTGAAGACGGTGCATGTTGCGGTGGCTGCGGCGGTTAA
- a CDS encoding MFS transporter: MEHTQAATGSTPRSFWKPVAASLVGNTLEWFDLSVYAYFALTISHVFFPTTDPTVSLVLAFATFGISFLIRPIGAAVIGSYADTHGRKKALSLSIILMLIGTLMIACMPSYATAGVIAPIGILIARLIQGFSAGGEFGSSTAFMMEHAPKSTRTFVASLQFASQGFGVVLASLFGYVLTSNLNEQQMLDWGWRTPFIFGLLLGPVGYYIRKTVDESPDFKESEPGSQPLREVLTSQKTLLLIAMGTLIVSTASNFIIKYMPSYAATTLHIPQSAGFLATLTAGLILTFATPLVGYVAGKISRIKIMLFAAIVYAIVIFPSFIWLNTVATQTALILVVGLMALLKSIYFAPLAGLMADVFPVRTRVTGMSLSYNIGVTVFGGFAPVIATGLISWTGSPVAPSYYLIMAAALSIVALLAVSRKLGMK; encoded by the coding sequence ATGGAACATACACAGGCAGCGACAGGCTCCACGCCGCGCTCTTTCTGGAAGCCGGTTGCGGCATCATTGGTAGGCAACACGTTGGAATGGTTCGACCTTTCCGTTTACGCCTACTTTGCGCTGACAATCAGCCATGTGTTCTTTCCGACCACGGACCCCACTGTCTCGCTGGTGCTGGCCTTTGCCACCTTTGGCATTTCATTCTTGATCCGACCTATCGGGGCGGCGGTCATTGGTTCTTATGCGGATACGCATGGCCGTAAAAAAGCCTTGTCGCTGTCCATCATCCTGATGCTGATCGGCACCCTGATGATTGCCTGCATGCCCAGCTATGCCACGGCCGGCGTCATAGCGCCTATCGGGATCTTGATTGCGCGTCTGATTCAAGGCTTCTCGGCCGGGGGCGAGTTCGGTAGCTCCACGGCCTTCATGATGGAGCACGCTCCTAAAAGCACCCGTACTTTTGTGGCCAGCTTGCAGTTTGCCAGCCAGGGTTTTGGTGTGGTGCTGGCGTCCTTGTTTGGTTACGTGCTGACCTCCAATCTTAACGAGCAGCAAATGCTGGATTGGGGCTGGCGTACCCCATTTATTTTCGGCTTGCTGTTGGGGCCAGTGGGTTACTACATCCGCAAGACAGTGGACGAGTCGCCGGACTTCAAGGAAAGCGAGCCGGGCAGCCAGCCTTTGCGCGAGGTGCTGACGTCGCAGAAAACCTTGTTGCTGATCGCCATGGGGACGCTGATTGTGTCTACGGCCTCGAACTTCATCATCAAGTACATGCCGTCTTATGCCGCGACCACCTTGCACATTCCGCAGTCCGCCGGTTTTCTGGCGACACTGACAGCTGGCTTGATCCTGACCTTTGCCACGCCGCTGGTGGGGTATGTGGCCGGCAAGATCAGCCGCATCAAGATCATGCTGTTTGCGGCGATTGTGTATGCCATTGTGATTTTCCCGTCCTTCATCTGGCTGAACACCGTAGCAACACAGACGGCCTTGATTCTGGTGGTGGGCTTGATGGCGCTGCTCAAGTCCATTTACTTCGCCCCCTTGGCGGGCCTGATGGCTGATGTATTCCCGGTGCGTACCCGCGTAACCGGCATGTCCCTGAGCTACAACATTGGCGTGACGGTATTCGGCGGCTTTGCCCCGGTGATTGCCACAGGATTGATCTCCTGGACCGGCTCGCCCGTGGCACCTAGTTATTACCTGATCATGGCGGCAGCCTTGAGCATCGTGGCCTTGCTGGCAGTCAGTCGCAAGCTGGGCATGAAATAA
- a CDS encoding M20 family metallopeptidase, with amino-acid sequence MGKSEALANVRAYLADGRFEAELRRRVAIESDSQTAEKADQLLQYLEQELSPSLIKLGFSVRIMANPKGAGPILVAHRHESDDSPTVLTYGHGDVVPGHDLQWRDGLSPWSLQIEGDRWYGRGTADNKGQHSINLVALEQVIQAREGRLGFNLKAIFETGEERGSVGLREFCEEQADLLSADVFLASDGPRLNAAQPTLFLGSRGTALFSLEVVSRESGLHSGNWGGVMENPAIVLANALACLVDGKGKLLCRDLTPGGIPEDVRAAIADLEISQRTLGLALNENWGEPDLSYGERLFGWNTLEVLALDSGNPQKPVNAIPPRAKAFCNLRFVLGTQWERLETALRQYLDAHGFEQVRIHVDRITPATRLDLGNPWIAVVKDAISKVSSQKIALIPNLAGTVPNDIFADVLGLPTIWVPHSYPGCSQHAPNEHMLAPVIQEGLDIMTSIFWELGEMARNT; translated from the coding sequence ATGGGAAAAAGTGAAGCATTAGCCAATGTGCGCGCCTATCTGGCCGACGGGCGCTTTGAAGCGGAGCTGCGCCGACGTGTAGCCATTGAGAGCGACAGCCAGACAGCAGAAAAGGCCGATCAACTGCTTCAGTATCTGGAGCAGGAATTAAGCCCCAGCCTGATCAAGCTGGGTTTCTCGGTTCGCATCATGGCCAACCCCAAAGGAGCGGGCCCGATTCTGGTGGCTCATCGTCACGAGTCGGATGACTCGCCCACGGTCCTGACTTACGGGCATGGCGATGTTGTGCCGGGGCATGATCTGCAATGGCGTGATGGCCTGTCTCCCTGGTCTTTGCAGATTGAAGGGGATCGCTGGTACGGCCGCGGAACAGCGGATAACAAGGGGCAGCACAGCATCAATCTGGTGGCGCTGGAGCAGGTGATTCAGGCACGTGAAGGGCGCTTGGGTTTCAACCTGAAAGCCATTTTCGAAACGGGTGAAGAACGTGGCTCTGTGGGCCTGCGCGAGTTCTGCGAAGAGCAAGCGGATCTGCTGTCGGCAGATGTATTTCTGGCCTCGGATGGCCCCCGCTTGAATGCCGCTCAGCCCACCTTGTTTTTAGGCTCGCGTGGCACCGCCTTGTTTTCTTTGGAAGTGGTATCCCGAGAAAGCGGCCTGCACTCGGGCAATTGGGGCGGGGTAATGGAGAACCCGGCCATTGTGCTGGCCAATGCCTTGGCTTGTCTGGTCGATGGCAAGGGCAAGCTGCTGTGTCGCGACCTGACGCCTGGGGGCATCCCGGAGGATGTGCGCGCCGCCATCGCTGATCTTGAAATTAGTCAACGCACCTTGGGGCTGGCTCTGAATGAAAACTGGGGCGAACCTGATTTGAGTTATGGCGAGCGCTTGTTTGGCTGGAACACGCTGGAAGTGCTGGCACTGGATTCAGGTAACCCTCAAAAGCCGGTGAATGCCATCCCTCCACGGGCCAAGGCCTTCTGCAATCTGCGCTTTGTGCTGGGAACCCAATGGGAGCGGCTGGAAACTGCCTTGCGTCAGTATCTGGATGCGCACGGGTTTGAGCAGGTACGTATTCATGTGGACCGTATTACACCCGCCACGCGCCTGGATCTGGGGAACCCCTGGATTGCTGTGGTCAAAGATGCGATCAGCAAGGTGAGCTCCCAAAAGATCGCCCTGATTCCGAATCTGGCCGGCACTGTCCCCAACGATATTTTTGCGGACGTGCTGGGTCTGCCCACCATTTGGGTGCCGCATTCCTATCCCGGCTGCTCTCAGCATGCTCCGAATGAACACATGCTGGCTCCCGTCATTCAGGAAGGTCTGGACATCATGACCAGCATTTTCTGGGAACTGGGCGAGATGGCCAGAAACACGTAA
- a CDS encoding LysR family transcriptional regulator — MKQAFISPGNTKVDMDYKYFLAVMETGSLAAASARLHIAPSAISRQIALMEEAVGVSLFERRRRGMVLTAAGQALADHALRVRLEEEAILQSLRTKDYAQAHMIRVAATEGLSRYFLPGVMADFSARRPQAQFVLRVGSPTDCLDQVKNGDVDIAVVFSTAPVPDVEVNHSCRSPLFAIMQPEHPLANADSLSLKELQAYPIVMPGQESTQKQLFNHVCQMEKLRFHEVFTCNYSGALHEYVRQTEAIALGALISHRSSRDNGLQAVPVHDPRLERDIQVLSMAKRVLPESVQEFMQMLVQELQESQAEQA; from the coding sequence TTGAAACAAGCTTTCATCAGCCCCGGCAACACCAAGGTGGACATGGACTACAAATATTTTCTGGCCGTTATGGAGACAGGCTCCCTGGCTGCCGCCAGCGCACGGCTGCACATCGCCCCCAGTGCCATCAGCCGGCAAATTGCCCTGATGGAAGAAGCGGTAGGAGTCAGCTTATTTGAACGCAGACGACGCGGCATGGTGCTGACCGCCGCCGGGCAAGCCCTGGCCGACCATGCCTTGCGGGTGCGTCTGGAAGAAGAAGCTATCTTGCAAAGCCTGCGCACCAAGGACTATGCGCAAGCCCATATGATCCGAGTGGCTGCTACGGAAGGTTTGTCGCGCTACTTTCTACCCGGTGTGATGGCGGATTTTTCGGCTCGTAGGCCGCAGGCCCAGTTTGTATTGAGGGTAGGCTCACCCACGGACTGCCTGGATCAAGTGAAAAATGGCGATGTGGATATTGCGGTGGTTTTCAGCACCGCACCCGTGCCGGATGTGGAGGTGAACCATAGCTGTCGCTCCCCTCTTTTTGCCATCATGCAGCCTGAACACCCATTGGCAAACGCTGACAGCCTATCGTTGAAGGAATTGCAGGCCTATCCCATCGTGATGCCGGGCCAAGAGTCGACTCAAAAGCAGCTTTTCAACCATGTGTGTCAGATGGAAAAGCTGCGCTTTCATGAGGTCTTTACCTGCAATTACTCGGGGGCGCTGCATGAGTATGTGCGCCAGACAGAAGCGATTGCCTTGGGCGCACTCATCAGCCATCGGAGCAGTCGGGACAATGGTCTGCAAGCTGTGCCGGTACACGACCCACGCCTGGAACGGGATATACAGGTGCTGAGCATGGCAAAGCGTGTGTTGCCTGAAAGCGTGCAGGAGTTCATGCAGATGCTGGTGCAGGAGCTGCAAGAAAGCCAGGCCGAACAAGCCTGA
- a CDS encoding siderophore-interacting protein has product MQSEQLTQKVAHTLKLRLLTVKKRRELGPDMVRITLAGSDLEGFYTPGFDDHVKLIFPDPSTKELRLPQMGERGMVFAAGQEKPPIRDYTPREFREQEKEMDIDFVVHGEGPACQWAMQAKEGDKLGVAGPRGSFLVSKDLDWQILIGDETAVPAMARRVHELPSSVKVQVYVLARNLLTVGTMEAPDHVTVNWVPSLAGLDGILDSLRAAPELSGTGYVWVAAEYSIAQSLREYWVQERGLDKSAIRASSYWRQGDQGDDAPGLD; this is encoded by the coding sequence ATGCAGTCTGAACAATTAACGCAAAAAGTTGCCCATACCCTGAAGTTGCGTTTGCTGACCGTTAAAAAGCGGCGCGAACTGGGCCCTGATATGGTGCGTATCACCTTGGCAGGCTCGGATCTGGAAGGCTTTTACACCCCCGGCTTTGATGATCACGTCAAACTGATTTTCCCGGACCCCAGCACCAAAGAATTGCGCCTGCCTCAAATGGGCGAGCGCGGCATGGTCTTTGCTGCCGGTCAGGAAAAGCCACCCATCCGCGACTACACCCCTCGCGAGTTCCGCGAGCAGGAAAAAGAGATGGATATTGATTTTGTGGTCCACGGTGAAGGCCCAGCATGCCAATGGGCCATGCAAGCCAAAGAAGGCGACAAGCTGGGCGTGGCCGGTCCGCGCGGCTCCTTCCTGGTCAGCAAGGATCTGGATTGGCAAATCCTGATTGGTGACGAAACCGCTGTGCCCGCCATGGCACGCCGTGTGCATGAACTGCCGTCCAGCGTGAAGGTACAGGTGTATGTGTTGGCGCGCAATTTGCTGACGGTGGGTACGATGGAAGCGCCGGATCACGTCACCGTGAACTGGGTTCCTTCGCTGGCCGGTCTGGATGGCATTCTGGATTCCCTGCGTGCCGCACCCGAGTTGAGCGGCACCGGCTATGTGTGGGTCGCAGCAGAATATTCCATCGCGCAAAGCTTGCGCGAATACTGGGTGCAAGAACGCGGCCTGGATAAAAGCGCGATTCGGGCCAGCAGCTACTGGCGTCAAGGCGATCAGGGCGACGACGCCCCAGGCCTGGATTAA
- a CDS encoding PadR family transcriptional regulator, whose amino-acid sequence MKFNTMDVERMLLDMGQGRKYSARAMQLMLMVLLKEGSTHGYQLIRRFAQISQNSYVPSAGAVYPALAYCATQGWVLIEEEGRRKMYSLTKEGQKYLEEQKEKCDYLLQSLTYRGRKLVWIRQMLAEHNSDEDLKAAQEQTGWLPEFVQVRHSLKQAMFEQSTASLERQAEVVAILEKAIAEIRNLPKES is encoded by the coding sequence ATGAAATTCAACACAATGGATGTCGAGCGTATGTTGCTGGACATGGGCCAAGGCCGAAAGTACTCGGCTCGCGCCATGCAGCTCATGCTGATGGTTCTGCTCAAAGAGGGCAGTACTCACGGTTATCAACTGATCCGCCGTTTCGCGCAGATCAGCCAGAACAGTTATGTACCCAGCGCGGGCGCGGTCTATCCGGCCCTGGCGTATTGCGCCACGCAAGGTTGGGTACTGATCGAAGAAGAAGGCCGTCGCAAGATGTACAGCCTGACCAAGGAAGGTCAGAAGTATCTGGAGGAGCAAAAGGAAAAGTGCGATTACCTGCTGCAATCCCTGACCTACCGCGGGCGCAAGCTGGTGTGGATACGGCAGATGCTGGCCGAACACAATAGCGACGAGGACTTGAAGGCCGCGCAGGAACAAACAGGCTGGTTGCCGGAATTTGTCCAGGTACGCCACAGCCTGAAGCAGGCCATGTTTGAACAATCCACAGCCAGTCTGGAACGACAGGCTGAAGTGGTGGCCATTCTGGAGAAGGCCATCGCTGAAATTCGGAACTTGCCCAAGGAGTCTTAA
- a CDS encoding NAD(P)/FAD-dependent oxidoreductase — MMIVVGAGVAGLAAARRLSMQGQEVMLVAPQEPQPSFGETLSERGAVVLTSLGWASCLDETVALRSQGRFSVWGGAGLRTVQDEDGQGYLLDKARLEQALFERVQKEEKVSIRQTRVLGLEHQPEGVIAKLADGTSLEAAALIDCTGRAALSAGAAAERHRLDRLVAAWHVFDLPEGAEPLAASLVEAVELGWWYLSPMPGHRLMVALFSDSDLLPEGLSRDGSVWAGLLGCADAARVRMESLGLDSQMADHTPKVSAAASCMVSYFIEGRILRAGDAGAAMDPLAANGLATALWSGSQSAQAAVALTKGNPEPARAYEKDYLLGLVRHLNSQHALYGMEQRYAAQPFWQRRHRALE, encoded by the coding sequence ATGATGATTGTTGTTGGCGCCGGTGTGGCGGGTTTAGCGGCGGCGCGTCGCCTGAGTATGCAAGGTCAGGAAGTAATGCTGGTGGCTCCTCAGGAGCCCCAGCCTTCGTTTGGCGAGACCTTGTCCGAACGTGGGGCCGTGGTGTTGACCAGTCTGGGCTGGGCAAGCTGTCTGGATGAGACGGTGGCCTTGCGTTCACAAGGGCGGTTCTCGGTATGGGGCGGTGCAGGGCTGCGCACCGTGCAGGATGAAGACGGGCAGGGCTACTTGCTGGACAAGGCTCGCCTGGAGCAGGCGCTGTTCGAGCGCGTGCAAAAAGAAGAGAAAGTCAGTATTCGCCAGACACGTGTCCTGGGCCTGGAGCATCAACCTGAAGGTGTCATTGCCAAGCTGGCAGACGGTACTAGCCTGGAAGCTGCTGCCTTGATCGACTGTACGGGTCGTGCCGCCTTGTCCGCCGGTGCGGCTGCCGAGCGCCATCGTCTGGATAGATTGGTCGCAGCCTGGCATGTTTTTGATTTGCCTGAAGGGGCTGAGCCATTGGCTGCTTCCCTGGTGGAAGCCGTAGAACTGGGTTGGTGGTACTTGTCTCCCATGCCCGGCCATCGCTTGATGGTGGCCTTGTTCTCGGACTCGGACCTTTTGCCAGAGGGTCTAAGTCGGGATGGTTCGGTATGGGCTGGATTGCTGGGCTGTGCCGATGCAGCACGAGTGCGTATGGAGAGTCTGGGTCTGGATAGCCAGATGGCGGATCACACTCCTAAAGTCAGCGCTGCTGCCAGTTGCATGGTGTCTTACTTCATCGAAGGCCGTATCTTGCGTGCCGGTGATGCAGGCGCGGCCATGGACCCCTTGGCTGCCAATGGTTTGGCAACCGCCTTGTGGAGCGGATCACAGTCAGCACAAGCTGCCGTGGCTCTGACTAAAGGTAATCCGGAACCAGCACGCGCTTACGAGAAAGACTATTTGCTGGGTTTGGTACGTCACCTGAATTCGCAACATGCCCTGTATGGCATGGAGCAACGCTACGCGGCGCAGCCTTTCTGGCAGCGTCGTCATCGCGCATTGGAGTGA
- the goxA gene encoding CTQ-dependent glycine oxidase GoxA: MKRRDFLFSAAAASLSSPIWFKSAISPLQAQELAPKGSKIVRVAIFPAIGFARVGNSSEWFPAPEVPGLMDEPEHGFKDAQGRIKKQAQRFRLYGYDEQGRVVSELGASSNPKWTVHVANTKAAWYGFVNAMDRGDAAPGVPGAQRNPFIAGEQRRDMLVIDPGPVTIEGKSINADGADTTYRMQGRFWQSLDVPLGHLRTDEAGRLLVFPADGVSRTAIEQNPVRDFTNNDGWHDDWCDGWVKATVQIDGKTLECEPAWVVSCGPKFAPQMEPIVTLYDAAREAMISLGQLSEPGDKVSFRRDVLPILRRSGQMQWVASATFLGTAWQKVGDLSDPDTLAALAEPGEQARAQRQRVFEAFRRPGGEDIRANALPLMLGDGVNYPDSPHSWLTLTKTQYNILSLWAQGKFDNDFHDAKMDAYTSLDKIPLELQPEALTRAALDACSGGAFHPGVEITWPIRHPELFQGKDKTRLPFRLALSPRKNLAQDMGYQLNPVNVFAGNPNISDPDEKGAPIGPQAPGDLTRWMGVPWQGDAFSCQAVQTADSFPTPIWWPALLPVDVLPEAFYKQLMDPKLSLEERLRFYHSRVPWARGAAGIGLHVEAGYTDGLRRMIELWTRMGVVVKRPGPVGLAGVPPELYVEVQRGSMDIIPLKKHTGT, from the coding sequence ATGAAACGTCGCGATTTCTTGTTCAGCGCCGCTGCGGCCAGCCTGAGCTCACCGATCTGGTTTAAATCTGCCATCTCGCCTTTGCAGGCTCAGGAGCTGGCGCCCAAAGGGTCCAAAATTGTCCGGGTGGCCATTTTTCCGGCCATTGGTTTTGCACGGGTTGGCAATTCCAGTGAATGGTTTCCTGCCCCTGAGGTTCCTGGCCTGATGGACGAGCCTGAACATGGTTTCAAAGATGCCCAGGGGCGCATCAAGAAGCAGGCGCAACGCTTTCGTTTATATGGATACGATGAGCAAGGTCGGGTCGTGAGCGAGCTGGGTGCCAGTTCCAATCCCAAGTGGACGGTGCACGTCGCCAATACCAAAGCTGCCTGGTACGGTTTCGTGAATGCCATGGATCGGGGTGATGCCGCCCCCGGAGTCCCCGGTGCCCAACGCAATCCCTTTATTGCTGGTGAGCAGCGCCGTGACATGCTGGTGATTGATCCTGGTCCGGTCACTATTGAAGGCAAGTCCATTAATGCCGATGGAGCTGATACGACCTACCGCATGCAAGGCCGTTTCTGGCAAAGCCTGGATGTGCCTTTGGGACATTTGCGTACAGATGAAGCAGGGCGTTTGCTGGTGTTCCCCGCTGACGGTGTATCGCGCACAGCGATTGAACAAAACCCGGTGCGGGACTTTACCAATAACGACGGCTGGCATGACGACTGGTGCGACGGCTGGGTGAAAGCCACGGTGCAGATCGATGGCAAAACCCTGGAGTGCGAACCGGCCTGGGTCGTATCTTGCGGCCCCAAGTTTGCCCCGCAAATGGAGCCCATTGTCACGCTCTACGATGCGGCGCGTGAAGCCATGATTTCCCTGGGCCAACTATCCGAACCCGGCGACAAGGTTTCTTTTCGGCGCGATGTGCTGCCTATCTTGCGTCGCAGTGGTCAGATGCAATGGGTCGCCAGCGCCACCTTCCTGGGCACGGCCTGGCAGAAAGTGGGCGACTTGTCGGACCCGGACACCTTGGCGGCCTTGGCCGAGCCGGGCGAGCAGGCTCGCGCGCAACGACAGCGTGTGTTTGAGGCTTTCCGGCGGCCCGGTGGTGAAGATATCCGCGCCAATGCCTTGCCCTTGATGTTGGGCGATGGTGTGAACTATCCCGACAGCCCTCATTCCTGGCTGACACTGACCAAGACGCAATACAACATTCTGAGTCTGTGGGCACAAGGCAAGTTCGACAACGATTTCCACGACGCAAAGATGGATGCCTATACCTCGCTGGATAAAATCCCGCTGGAGCTGCAACCTGAAGCCTTGACCCGTGCCGCTCTGGATGCCTGCTCGGGCGGAGCCTTCCATCCCGGCGTGGAAATTACCTGGCCGATTCGTCATCCTGAACTGTTCCAGGGCAAGGATAAAACCCGCTTGCCGTTCCGCCTGGCCTTGTCGCCACGCAAGAATCTGGCGCAGGACATGGGCTATCAACTGAATCCGGTCAATGTGTTTGCAGGTAATCCCAACATCAGCGATCCGGATGAAAAGGGCGCGCCTATCGGCCCGCAGGCACCGGGGGATTTGACGCGCTGGATGGGCGTGCCGTGGCAAGGGGACGCCTTCAGTTGCCAGGCCGTACAGACAGCCGACAGTTTCCCCACGCCTATCTGGTGGCCCGCTCTCTTGCCGGTCGATGTGTTGCCTGAGGCTTTCTACAAGCAATTGATGGACCCGAAGTTGAGCCTGGAAGAGCGTCTGCGCTTCTACCACAGCCGTGTACCGTGGGCGCGGGGTGCTGCGGGGATCGGCTTGCACGTGGAAGCGGGTTACACCGATGGCCTGCGTCGCATGATCGAGCTTTGGACTCGTATGGGAGTCGTGGTAAAACGTCCGGGGCCAGTCGGGCTGGCAGGAGTTCCGCCCGAGCTGTATGTGGAAGTGCAACGCGGTTCCATGGACATTATTCCGTTGAAAAAGCACACGGGAACCTGA
- a CDS encoding prepilin peptidase: MMWTLWGNAWAGMGIALVLAACFFWPARHLSWNLPIELEPELDGRSPRAHRQWGWVCQGLALALMLWAGWRWQLTPAAVAACVFIAGTALLAWIDAETGYLPDRLTLPLLWLGLLVNLDHTFSSLPLAVIGAALGYGLLWLLNHVFLLLTGRAGMGYGDFKLLAALGAWLGAPALPGILLAASVLGLLAALILRLGGRLEAGQAIHFGPYLVLGGWVMLFSLPRIL, translated from the coding sequence ATGATGTGGACGTTGTGGGGCAATGCCTGGGCGGGAATGGGAATTGCTCTGGTCTTGGCAGCCTGTTTTTTCTGGCCAGCCCGACACTTGTCCTGGAACCTGCCCATAGAGCTCGAGCCTGAGCTGGACGGGCGTTCACCCCGTGCCCATCGTCAATGGGGCTGGGTCTGTCAGGGGCTGGCCCTGGCTCTGATGCTCTGGGCCGGTTGGCGCTGGCAGCTGACGCCTGCGGCGGTGGCAGCTTGCGTGTTCATCGCCGGTACGGCTCTGCTGGCCTGGATTGATGCAGAAACCGGCTATCTGCCGGATCGTCTTACTTTGCCATTGCTGTGGCTGGGTTTGCTGGTCAACCTGGATCACACCTTTAGCAGCTTGCCTTTGGCCGTGATTGGCGCGGCACTGGGTTACGGCCTGCTGTGGCTGTTGAATCATGTGTTCCTGTTGCTGACCGGGCGTGCAGGCATGGGCTATGGAGATTTCAAATTACTGGCTGCTTTAGGCGCCTGGCTGGGAGCGCCTGCCTTGCCGGGGATTCTTTTGGCAGCCTCGGTATTGGGCTTGCTGGCCGCTCTGATTCTGCGGCTTGGTGGGCGTCTGGAAGCTGGGCAGGCCATTCACTTTGGCCCTTATCTGGTCCTGGGAGGCTGGGTCATGCTGTTTTCCCTGCCTCGCATTTTGTAA